The Bdellovibrionales bacterium DNA segment ACGTTTCCTTTGGCACCCGGCGCAGCGAAGGGCTTCCATGTGCCGTTATCAATCAGCGCCATGAGAGCTTCTCGGCGGGCGTATCCCTGAATATTATCGCTGCGAGTGTCGTTTCGGCCGTAGGCGGCTGACAGCTCAAGATCCCAAGTTCCAATTTTCATATCGAGAGACGGTTGAATGATGTAGGTATTGTTGATGTTTTCGGAAATACGATTTCCGAACTCTTCAGCCGTTCTGTAAAATGCAAGAACATCTCCCGTACCAGGGAGCCCTACAGCCGCCGCTTGTGCGGCATTCATTCTTAATCGATCCGGCCCCGGAGCTAGAACCCCAGTCACTTCGCGACGAACATAGATCGCATCCACTTTCGCTTTAACGTTGGGAGTAAAGTTGTAACGCCCAGAGACGAGTCCGCTGACCTGTTGGATGTCGGGGAGGGAGGCTGAGAAGTTTGCGGTATTAAACGCACAAACTTGACCTGTTCCCAAATTGAGGAGTTGTCCCGGGGGGCAAGGATCAGCCGTGCTTCCTGGATTGAAGCCCGCGCCGTTCGATAGATCATCCCAAGAGCCCGGAGAGCCGATCGGGCTTCCTTGGCGACGGAGATCGGTGATGCGACTGAATTCGCGATCTCTATCAAACATCTTTTCGTTATTTTTGATATTGATCACACCCATAATGGAGGCTTTTTCATTGGCTCGACCGATCACTGCCGAAACGTCTGTACGCGCTCCGCCTCTTTCGCGAGGTTGATTGTGACGGAAGTTGATATTCGCGCCGTTGTAATCTTTTTTGGTGATGAAGTTCATCACTCCACCCATTGCATCTGATCCGTAAAGAGCCGAAGCTCCGTCTTTTAAAATTTCAACACGCTCTAGAGCTGCCGGAGGAATGATGTTGGTATCGACCGAGTTTCCACCACCGATTTTAGGGAGTCGTTGGCCGTTAAGAAGGAGAAGAATATCATCCGACCCAAACCCGCGGATCGATACCGTCGAAGCGCCGGCATTGGCCGCCCCGCTGATCGAGTTTTCACGACTGGCCCCATTCGAAATTGCGCTGTCTCGTAAAGCATCGGCGACGGAGTTATTGCCAGATTTATCGAGTTGGTCTTTGCCGATGGTTTTGACCGGCGAAGGACCTTCCTCATCAACGCGCTTAATGTAAGAGCCGGTGACGGTGATTTTTTTCATCTGAGTGGCTTCGATGTTTTCTTGAGTCGACGGAGGTAATTGCTCAGTGGCAGGAGCCGCTCCTGGAGGAGTTGTCGTCGGCGAAGTTTGAGTCGACGATGTTTGTGCTACAGCGATCAGCGCAGAAACAAGAAGCGAAAAAATCATCATTTTGAAATCCTTTTAATTCTTAAGACATTAAGTCCAGATGAATGAACAGGGTGAACTAATATTGCAGCGTGCAATTTGCCAAGCCTTTATTCGGAATGTAAAAAAAATACAGTCATTTACAGATGTATTACCGAGATGAATTCCGAAAGTTTAAGAGGAGCAAAAAGCTCCTCCTGGAAACGTGGGTTTAGAATCTAAACCAAAACGCAAGGGAAGGATAAATTGTGCTGTCTTTGCGTGTTGTGGGGCCGGCAATCCCTTGAACCTCTTCGTCTTTGTACTCGACCGTGCGCACATTCAGTTCAGGACCAAAGAAGACCTCTTCGTTGATCGGAAGAGCGTAACCAAAGGTGAACTGCGTTCCACTGGCTTTTCCGTACTTCACACCGCCGCTGGCGAGATCTTGTTCACCGGCAATGATGTAGCTTGCAAGAACGTAAAGGTTCATAAAGTTGTAACCAACGGTGGGAGCGATGTAGTAGGAATCGGCGTTCTGGACGAACTTCGTGGAAGACAATGAGTACAATCCGCCCACGTAGAGTCCAAAGTCGAAAGTATATCCCAAACGCATTTCCACTTGAGAGTAGCTAGCGCCTGTATCCGTTTTGTAAGTGCCGAGCGAAGGACTTAAATCAAAGCTCGCAAACACGATCTGAGGAATTAAGAGTAGAGTGATTAAAAGTTTTTTCATGACCGTCGCTCCTTAGAAAAATAACCAAAGGCCGAAGTACGGCGTGAGTTGTTTTGTAGTGTTGTCAGCAAGACCGGCGTCACCATCGGTATATTTGATCGCTTTGTAGCTGAGCTGAGGACCGAATTTGATCTCTTCGGTGATCATCATCGGGTAACCGAGGTCGATCTGTAAACCTTGAGCTTTACCGTACTTGCCAGCGGCGTCCATATCGGAGGTGCCGACGACGTGGTAAGTGGCCGTGATGAAAATTCCTGTATCATCAGAAAGATAACCGACAGAGGGTCCGACGAAGTAGTTCGTCATGTCATTTCCGCTACCGCTTCCAGTTTCGTAAACCGCTTGCACTCCCACGAAGAGTCCGTAGTCGAAAATGTATCCACCTTTAACATCTGCAGTGAGAACATTGAGCTTGCCGGCGATCTGATTATTGCCTGCCGTTTGCTCAAGTTTACGGCTAAAATATGTTAAACTAGGATTTACAACCCAGTCTTGAGCTTGTGCGATTCCGCTAACGCTCAAGAGGGTCAACAATAAGAGAAATCTCATGTGAATTACCTCCGTAAGGAAGCCATGTTTCTCCTTGGGAGGGTGATGAAGTCAATAAATTCGCAGAACCCGAAGCATATGACTTTACGCAATAAAATTTTCACCCAAATATGTCGATGGATGTAGAGATAGTGCTCAAAACCCACAGAGTATGTAAAAAATCCTTGATTCTTTGACGTTATAAAATACTAATCGTCGATGGTGGGGGTCATCATGCAAGTCATTTTAAGGTTAATTCTTTGTCTATTTTCTGTTTCGGCGGCTTTGAGCGCGTTCGCTCAAAGTGAGGGAGCCAGTAACTCCGCGAGTGTCTCTGAGGCGATTAAATCTCAGCCGACGCCGGAAAAGCAACCCGGTCCGATCCCGGATCAGTCGTACGATTCGAACAAAGAGATGAAGTTGATCGAGGTCACGGGATCTTACATCAAGCGTGTGGACGAAGAAGGACCATCGCCGGTGCAAACGATCGGTAAAGATCAACTGAAGAAGTCGGGATATAACTCGGTCGCCGATGTGATGCGGGATAATGCCATCACCACGGGCGGGCAGCGTGAGGATTCCGGAAGTGCAACTCCTGGGGCTGCGACGGCAGGTATTGGTGCCTTTGGCGCCGACTCTATTCTTGTCCTTTTAAATGGACAGCGTCTTCCTAAAATGGGTGGCGAAAACACTGTCGACTTAAACTTAATTCCAATGGACGCCATCGAGCGTGTCGAAATTTTGAAAGACGGGGCATCGGCTCTTTACGGATCTGACGCCATCGGTGGAGTTATGAACTTCATCACCAAGAAAAACATGAACGGTGGAACGTTGTCCATGCGCCAGTCCGTTTCGGAGCTGGGCGGAGGAAATCGTACGGATGTTTCAGCCACTTTCGGAAAAACGTTCTCACGAGGAAGCGTGATCGGAGTTGTTCAGTTTAGAAATAACGAAAACCTTCCCGACCAGAGACGTCAGTTTAGTAAAATCACCGATGTGACGACCCAAGGAAGTTTTACGGGAAGTCCCGGTTCTTGGTACGACACGGGGAATGGATCTTTGAACGCCGATCCCAACTGTCCTCCCGGCCAACTTTTTGATGGCGGCGCAGGCTTTCAAGCCTGTACCTTTGATTACTCGCAATACTCTTGGAATCTTCCGGTGATCAATCAGACAAGCTCTCTGATTGCGGGCGATTACAAATTCAACGAACATTTAAAGTCAAAAACCACCGCGGTCGTGAACTTGCGTGAAGTCAACACGCGATATGCTCCTCCTCCGGATACGATTCGAGTGTCGCAGGCGGTGGCTCAAAGCTTGGGACTGCCGGCGACGGGCGATGTGGAGATCAATTATCGTTTAGTGAACGAAGCGGGAGCTCGCGAAGGACGCGACACCACTTTTGCCTACAACGTGGCGCAGACTCTCGAGGGAAAAATTGCGGGAACTTGGTCTTATGACGTGACCGCGGCGGCAGGGCGCTCTCGATCTCACACGGTAAAGAATGGTTATGCGGACAAGCGCGTGATTACAGATGCGATCAACAATGGGGCTTTCAATCCTTTTGCGCCGGAAGGGGCGAAGGGAGACATCACTTCGGCACTCTTCAGTCCTTTTCAGTATATAACATCGACCCAAACTTCGGTGAAAACCGTCAGCTCCGGTCAGCTCTATGGCGGCGGATCTTATATGGGCCCAGTGGCCATGGCGATTGGCGCGTCGACCGACTGGCAGACCTACTCTAACGAAGTCGATGCCATTACGGCCTCTGGAAACTCCTATGGAGACATCGGAACTAACGGTGCCGGTCGTCGAAACT contains these protein-coding regions:
- a CDS encoding TonB-dependent receptor is translated as MMIFSLLVSALIAVAQTSSTQTSPTTTPPGAAPATEQLPPSTQENIEATQMKKITVTGSYIKRVDEEGPSPVKTIGKDQLDKSGNNSVADALRDSAISNGASRENSISGAANAGASTVSIRGFGSDDILLLLNGQRLPKIGGGNSVDTNIIPPAALERVEILKDGASALYGSDAMGGVMNFITKKDYNGANINFRHNQPRERGGARTDVSAVIGRANEKASIMGVINIKNNEKMFDRDREFSRITDLRRQGSPIGSPGSWDDLSNGAGFNPGSTADPCPPGQLLNLGTGQVCAFNTANFSASLPDIQQVSGLVSGRYNFTPNVKAKVDAIYVRREVTGVLAPGPDRLRMNAAQAAAVGLPGTGDVLAFYRTAEEFGNRISENINNTYIIQPSLDMKIGTWDLELSAAYGRNDTRSDNIQGYARREALMALIDNGTWKPFAAPGAKGNVSSAAYRPWQEIATTQATVKAIGTGQLYKGGEWFGPLAMAVGASADRQDYKEKTDPLAGQLDANQLNLVYGGGAGANGSGSRNFQSVFTEFNYFATDSIETGLAFRYDKFSDFGDTFNPKLSLSWQANERFLYRASVGTGFKAPNLNDLYSGPTNGNPTFVDRKACAAGIPGTCAPRQWNVRSGGNRNLKEERSIFYSAGVVIQPKRNWNVSLDGFYAVIRDRVRNNRLFYTYLTEADRLGINLTNYGITTERNADGTIAFIQVPTLNLATDKTSGFDLSISNEAKTSIFNKPLTIQTSFDHQQIIYNKQEPFPGTGKLTMFNLNWRNVMSVAFVVNDHRLRFAARTFPGADKEANNGALGRVGFGSTYIFTEWDLDYTLANVFKGTMSAGVRNLFNSTRPLDDSQSNPYNSLDTSIYDPVGQVFYLGYSYNF
- a CDS encoding TonB-dependent receptor; protein product: MQVILRLILCLFSVSAALSAFAQSEGASNSASVSEAIKSQPTPEKQPGPIPDQSYDSNKEMKLIEVTGSYIKRVDEEGPSPVQTIGKDQLKKSGYNSVADVMRDNAITTGGQREDSGSATPGAATAGIGAFGADSILVLLNGQRLPKMGGENTVDLNLIPMDAIERVEILKDGASALYGSDAIGGVMNFITKKNMNGGTLSMRQSVSELGGGNRTDVSATFGKTFSRGSVIGVVQFRNNENLPDQRRQFSKITDVTTQGSFTGSPGSWYDTGNGSLNADPNCPPGQLFDGGAGFQACTFDYSQYSWNLPVINQTSSLIAGDYKFNEHLKSKTTAVVNLREVNTRYAPPPDTIRVSQAVAQSLGLPATGDVEINYRLVNEAGAREGRDTTFAYNVAQTLEGKIAGTWSYDVTAAAGRSRSHTVKNGYADKRVITDAINNGAFNPFAPEGAKGDITSALFSPFQYITSTQTSVKTVSSGQLYGGGSYMGPVAMAIGASTDWQTYSNEVDAITASGNSYGDIGTNGAGRRNYQAVFQEISMFPTETVEVGAAARFDQYSDFGSTFNPKLSVSWQASNKVMLRSSVGTGFRAPNLADVYNGTARGFPTFVDIIGCDQGVPGACEARQYEVNTTSNTNLTQETSLFANVGILVQPKKNWNIEANYWTASVTDGVGAIDDLDLVRFEQANGAQALQDAYGISIERDPNTGQLLRIQRPSAFNITNSNFHGLDFRVSNESKANIGNFPIDVAVTVNHTQFIGNEREDFPGLGIKRARDLYFKNQIAVTASHTHHSLTAQARTLSGANKNANESVVGGGSLPIYTEYDLNYEHSKILGGTLSAGVKNLFNSDRPLDDTISNPVARLDMSKYDPLGRMYYMGYRYNF